The Pagrus major chromosome 5, Pma_NU_1.0 genomic sequence ATTTGCACAGAGTAATAACTGTTTTTTGCCATGTTTGTGTAGTTAGATACTGGATCTACAAACTTTGGGTCGTAAAGGAAAGGAGAACTTGAATATCTTAGGCGTGGATTAGTCCCAAGTACTGCTTATTGGTATTTGTGTTCAGAGGAGTTGTTGCGTGCCATTTTAGGAGTTACCTGCCAAACTGAGACCCACACCTGGACTGCTTCTCTCGACATACTGGTTTGGGTGCGGTTCACATCTTATTAATTTTGTTCAGACTGTCATTTTGATCAGACTGAAGTTTGAATCTGCTTCTGTACAAAGAAAGCTTAACGTGTTATATAAAGACATGGAAAGGTCATGTAATTTCACAGCAGGGGCAGTGATGAATGAGTCAATAAATTGATATGTCAACAGAACTGtcattactgacattttttgatAATCGATGACTTATTCATCAAGGAAAAGTACCAAACTTCCTCTTGTTTAGcatctcaaatgtgaggatttgctgctttgctcctttttttattatttgattttaaaatttcATACAGTTTTGACTTCAGTTGGACAGAACATGTTATCTGAAGCTGTTACTGTTAAGTGTAATGGGAACTTTGCACTGTTTTGACATCTGATCGACTAATTTATATATGGAATAAAACATGGAGGTCTTGATTTGAGTGTAGATGCtgttatatattgtttttgtgtctcttggCTTGAAGGATTTCACAATAAAGCGATGAAGGGgtgaaaaaaaggacaaaaagtcTTCAAGATGCCATCAAAGACATAAATCTAattttctgtttgatttctgTTTACCTTCTGCTTCTCTGTCACCTGTCATATTTTCTCCTCACATCACTGCTTTTGTCCTCTACAGATGAGACTTCCCCTTCGCTCCTTTTGCATCTTCAGgagtttattttgtcaaaagCGAACAACAAACCCACAGCGGCGAGGCTTGAGTGGTGCAGCGATGCGTCTGGTGCAGTTTCGTCATCATGGTGACGGTGGGAGCATTAGAGTGGGAGTGGAGCAAGGCGAGGGGCTCGGCGTGGTGGATCTGAAGGCGTTTGACCCCTCCATGCCCTCGACAATGagggagctgctggagctgggagACAAGGGCCTGGAGTGTGCACAGAGgtatcaaacacacaaaagcctTCCTACATTCAGACATATAATGACCAAATATCTTTGTTTTGACTGTACATGAGCTGTTAAATCCCCGTCGTCTTCtttcataattatgcttttcGTACTCTCAAATCCTTGCCGTCATTATCCTCAACATCCTCTGAATAAATCAAACGCACGGTTTCCATAATTTCCTCAAATAAGCGTGTTTTTCTCAATAAATGTCATCTCCTCAATCAACAGCCTCCCTGAATAATTTACATCTTTCACCCTTGTGTAAATTATCATCACAGCTCATCATAAAACTTTACAatctttgtcatcatcatcttgtTTGTGTTGGTGAAACGGCATCTTCCTAAATGGACTTGTTTAAATAATCTTCCTACATCCTATTTGTTCTTATAACTTTATCTTCCTCCACATCATCTTGTACCtacatcatcatcctcttcaaAAAACCTCCTCTCAAATCATCATGTTCTTGCTGACTCGtcgtcctcctctccctcagaGCCTTGTCTTCCGGTCAGTGTGTGCTGGAGCGATCAGACATCCAGCTGCTGTCTCCTGTGTTAGCCCCAGAGAAGGTGGTGTGTGTGGGTATGAACTACCGGGACCACTGCCTGGAGCAGAACGCCCCGATCCCCAAAGAGCCGATCATCTTCAGCAAATTCCCCAGTGCCATCACCGGGCCATATGATGACATCATTCTGCCCGAAGAGAGCCAGGTGAgagcagggaaaaaaaggggtAAAGAAGATCTGAGGCCCCTCCAAGTGGTCAAGAGGGCACAACAAATATTTTAGGTCTAATCGAGTCTCTTCTTTGTCAggagtgacattttaaaatcaatcctACACGTGACAAGGAGACAACAGAAAGAAGCTACAACCAGCTaacttatttgtttgttttaactttgGCAGTCGAGGTAAAGATTTGCAGACACAGTTGAACAAGGAAGTGCAGTAGTTGAGGTGTaatatattaaaagaaaatggatgactttttcttttaatgttgaAGTAGGCATCTACATTTTTCACACTGAGCTCAAATTTTAGGCTGTGATCAAAAGTAATCCCAAGATTTTGTACACCGAGTTTATCACAACAAGAGAGTGAACTAAATGAGTAACTGTGCATCACAGTTTCTGGGCAAATAAAGTTAACTTGTGGAAGATTTTGAAAGACTTGATcctgagggaagaaaaaaaaaatttagtgTAGATTTTAATACTAACCAGAGGAGGGATGAGCGTCTCCTGAGCACTTTTTTACGTTTTGTCTTGAAATAAGAGTTGAGACAAATTTTTATTCAGAATAAATTcctgaaataaattaattcatgCCAACATCCAATCACTTCACTTCCACTTGAagattatttaaatgtttttttttcctaggATGTTATAATTAAAAAGACACAATCAAATTCTGTGTCTCTTCATGTTTTCAAGAGCCCCACAACtttgtatatatattaaatgtGTACAGCGTGTGTATATACATCATTGTCTTTTTATAGTATACTGTTGAATGACAGTAAATCAACATACAGTACTTTTTTTATACtaacataaataatacaatttgtATGGTGCTGAATGTCAATTAAACATCACCTCAGTCTCAACAGATTCAGCACTTTTTAGCTTCCTCTGGACTTTGAACTCCAAACACTTCTCTCAACAACATTTCATTGTGTGGATCAACAGcacactgaaaaatgaagcattttaaGTGAAAACACTCACTCTAAAACTCCAACACGTAGAATTAGTGTGTAGATTGAGAATAGCTTTTGGTGCTTCTTGATGCTCAATGTGCTTCATCTTTTCTGTTAAGGAGGTAGACTGGGAGGTGGAGCTGGCCTTTGTGATTGGCCGAAGAGGAAAACACATCAAGGTGAGCATCACGCCATAACCACTGAGGGTCACCATACTTTGATGGTTTGGTGAGGCATCTCTTCTGACTTTTGTTGTTCAGGAGGAAGACGCTCTCTCCTACGTGGCCGGGTTCACTGTGGCCAATGACGTCAGCGCACGCGACTGGCAGATGAAGCGCAACGGGAAGCAGTGGCTGCTGGGAAAAACGTTTGACAGCTTCTGTCCTCTGGGCCCTGCATTAGTTACCACAGACGCTGTGAAAGGTGAGACACCACAGAAAGAGAGACCAACAGCTAAAGACAATTTTTTTTGATGGATTACATGTGTTGACCTCCTGTATCATTAATTCCCCAGATCCTCACAACCTGGGTGTCCGCTGCCTGGTTAATGGAGAAGCAGTCCAGAGCAGCAACACTGATCAGATGATCTTCAAGACGGAGGCGCTGGTCGCCTGGGTGTCAAAGTAAGTTCACTCTGAAAGTTTTCCTCTCACGATGATGTTGTCTTTGCTTTACAGAGATATAGTGTGATTCAGCTTCACACTTTTTCTCCTTCAGTAAATCAAGCTGAGAGTGCAGAGTTTCTGTTTGAGAAATTATGCAAATCAAATCGTGTCTGAAATGAATCCACAGAAGGAGCACTCTGCGGGCAAATGGCCTCAGTTCATCACAGACTCGCAGCTGAAATGACATGCTCCAAATAAGACTTATCCGCTGTGGCCGGCAGCCTTTTGCCCTTAAGCACCCTGACCAACTGGAGCGTTCTCTGATCTGATTTGAAATTATTGGACAGAAAAGCCTCTCTGTCATTTGCCTGACGaagcctgtgttgttctgtAATAATGGCCACCCACACTACCTTTCACAGGATCTGTATAAACACTACGACCATTAGTGGAAGTTATCGGTTTGATAAAGATGACATTGCATGACCATGACGAAAAGTTCCTCATTTTCTACAGTTGATAGCAAGTCATGTTACATTTGATGCACATGCTCTTTCCTGTAACTGACTCTGGTCCtccactgtgtgtttttcctcctgtcAGGTTTGTGACATTGACTCCAGGTGATGTGTTCCTGACGGGCACTCCTCCAGGTGTGGGTGTGTTCAGAAACCCTCCCGTCTTTCTCAAGGTGAAGTCATGAGAGTAACTGATAAAAATTAGCCGCACATGAACTTTTTACTTTCACTCTATCGTGATTATTAAACTCAATGGCTGCATATGACCTGCGTATGCTATGTTAGAGAGTTAAAGGGGCTGTGTAAACTGTAACAGATTATTTTAATAGATAGTGAGGGTGAAgttaaagttgtatttttttaactaaatgtttaactgttttcttttccagaaAGGAGATGTGGTGGAGTGTCAGATCGACAAGTTGGGCTCAATTATTAACAAAGTCGTCTAAACCTGGAAAAAACCTGCTGGAAACAGGAACTATACATGAAGGAGTATcagctgttaaataaacagATCCACTGCTTCACACAATGAATTACTATTTtcaaaaagtttaaatgttCTTTGGTTTTAAATAGAATGTGTGAAAACCAGCCAGAACTGTGTTTCGTAATGAAGGTTTTGTGCATGATACTACAGTAACTGAGGAGGGCAAACATGATATTTTTACTACACAACACGGTATAATTACATGACTCAACGTGGTGTTCTACAGCTCGACCCGGGCTATTGAGGCATTGTCATCACTGGATGTAAAAATACCCTCCATCAGCAGCCACCCACTCCTGCTGTAGAAACTGTGAACcccctgacttttttttttttatacgtaaaaaaatatataaagtattCCTAATTATGCTGAACATCCGGGATGacaaattgattatttttctacTAACTTGGAGCCACTTTCTCATAAAAAAGTAAGCAGATTTCCACTAATagaaaaaagtgaattaatttagaaaatattAGCGCATCAAAATGTGTCTCTTACATTGCCTGGGAGAAAATTCTTTATAATTAAACTTCGATCCTTGTTTTGATGCATGTACTTACttgcatcattttcttttttgcttaaatcacttaaatagtttttttccccccactgaCAGGCAGTTTTAGAGATATCCCCTGACTAATGTGATGAGGTGACTTGCTGTACCTGATACTTTAATCAACCATTATGTAACTAAATAATGTTTGAAATGATTAGATTCAATATCTGTCTTGCTCTAGGACACTTCTATCAATTAACCACCAATGCTACAATTAATGACCAGCTCCACAACCTTAGCTCCAGTCGCCCCAAAAGTTCATATAATGAGAAATGTTTCTAAATGTGAAGACAGAGTCAAGACGGATAAAGTCAAAGAAATTACTGAAATAATTTGCATCATACAAAATGCAATCACTTCACCCCTCAGAGTGTAGCAGAGTTTTCAGACGGGGATATTGTTTTGCAAAATATGTGTTTTCTGGCATATTATATAAACAATAAACCTGATTTTAGCGAGCTGATGCAACAGTCCTGCAATATATCATcccttcatgaaggttataatgttctgtttttattgttttatagaGGTGTTGATTCACCTGTGTGGTCATTTTGGAGGatgtagtttgtggtgctgcTGTGATATAATCAGAGGTGTTTCCAATATTTAGTCTGGTCTCACTGACACAGACATGGTGACAAAATATAAGAAACCCTTCTCAGTATAATGCTCCACACTTCACCAGCACTACAAACTACATTCTCCAAAATGACAATACAGATGAATCAAGACCTCTGAAAACAGTGTCAACAGACTGACCATTATAATCTTCATGGAGGAGGATTTATTGTATAGTTTTAGTTAAACATGATCTTGTGTATGCTGTGTCCCAATACCATACAACATAGTAATTGTATACAGTCTGTAGTATGGATAAATCTTCATAGCAAACTCTTTTTGCATTTAGTATACACAAAATCAATGTACTTCTTtcacctctgccaaggaggttatgttaaGCCTGTGTTCGTTTGTCTGTCTGGTGatgcagttatgggtggtttaaaatttagagtgatacaggatTATCAATTTTGATATTGGAATAGATTTGATTGAAGGGGGATTGGTGGGCCTTAGTCGAGGTAAGCGCTCTACTGAGGGTCATCCTAGTTCAAGCTGTGAGCAGCATTTCCATTTCCTTGATGCAATGCCTTCTGGGAGAATAGTGTACATCAAGGTACACTGCATCGGTTGTGTATTTACAGATATTAGATTTAACAATGCTTACACGTACTATCaaactaataaataattaaatacaatGTACTGAGGCTGTAACAGTACATTCAGTTCAACACTGGGTGGCAGTAGAGTTTCACGGTCAATGAGAGCTGATCAACTGCAGCTTCGCTTTATGGTcgggtaaaaaagaaaataatcacattgaGTCCTTACTGTAAACTCCATAATATAAGTGCCTgccaagaaaaaagaaaaaaagaaaataagctctATATCCCGTTCAGAATTGGGCATCGATTGGTCTGCATCTCTGTCAAAAGGTCGACATCAAGCACAAACTCTCCTGAGGTCTGAGTCAGCGCAGAAAGATCTACATTCAGGAAGACGATGAGTTGAGGTGATAAGCTGTTTGGATAAACTGCATCTATAACAATGATCAGAACATACTACTGTAAACCATTTTATCTGTGTACAAGGATTCAACTAATATGTATCTGAATATACATTCAtcaatatatataaatgatgaAATTTATAGTTCATGTTTGTGCTGTTAATTTCTGATTAACACTGCATTTCTCtggcttctgtttttgtttacctCAAGTTGCAAGCTGtgtgcgtctctctctctctcccgagctttctcctcctcctcctcctcctctctttcactccAGCTCCTCTTTGCTGAACCATCTGCACCCGGgaacctctccctctctctcactctctcctggCTGTCGATGCCTCACATATGTGCTGGTTCTGGATCGTCATCCCCTCATACCCCCTCATGGATCACTGCTCACTTATGTTTTACAACTGTCTGAATATCTGTTCTCGTTATCAAAATTCGTTAACATTCTGactgtcctcttccaggtcaccgtGGTGGGGAGGAGGTCATGTGACTCGGCCACCACTTGGTGATGCCTCGTCCTTCTGGATCCACACTCTTCACATGTAATTTATAATCTACTTGTatcaaatattttgttgttgttatctgtATACTCTGTGATTTTGTTCATCAACATCTAGTGTATGTCTGTCAGTCGTCGGAGACAAATTTCTCTTCCCTGCTTAAAGGGTTTTCCTtacttgaatcgagggtctaaggacgCGGGTGTCGTACACtatacagattgtaaagcccactgaagCAATGTGCTTTGTCCGTTAggactatataaataaaactgacttgaaaTAAGCAAGTTTGTTTACTGCCAGTATGAACAATGGTTTCCTTTATTCATTTAACTGATCAACTTgtgagaaacaagaaaaaaagcagaactaACTCTTAATGTtcacattacaaacaaaacttgtGCGGCCTTCATTATAACATAAATATGGTCGAAACACGAGCTGCACCGAGTCCTCAGAGCTGATTACAGGGACTTCATAATCCTCGTCTCCTGTGGCTTTATGCTAATGCTATTACTAAAGATAAACTTAAAAATCAATGTCTCATCACCgaaaaatcaaaatgcaattaaCCTAAAGGCATGAGCGTCCCGGCTCAGCATGCATCATTTTTTGTAATACTTAACACAAGGTTCTCTGACACTAACAGAGGATGAGGTCACActctgcaacaaaacaaagccaAGTCGTGGCCTTGAGTCGTGCTGCTCTGTTAAACACGTTAATTGTAGAGGTACTGTGAGATGAAGCGGTGCAGTTTCTGCCTGTTTTCTGACAACTGGAACAAAGGAGTGACACCCAGGAAGACGCCTTCTTTCTGACGCTCCTCCGAAAGGACCTaaagtgaacacaaacactgtcaggACACTTAGCTGCAACCACAATGCTTTTTATTCTGTAACCTTCATTTGAACATTGTGAGCACAAAGCTTTTCTTATCTTTagcgtgtttttttttcttgcgcAAGgccaaataaaaacactgaagtaataacagagataaaaacaagacctttcaaaacaaatacacgTCCAAAATGAACAAGAAAAGCAGAGCTGAAGATGTTACGTAAACAACATTGAACAACCTTATTCTTTGCGCAAGGTCTGAAATAATGAGGCGAAATGAGCGAGGCAAACTGAGTTCTCCTTTCTTTTGTTTAACAGTTGCATAAACACTGGAAGCACATTTCCCCTTTGATTCGACCTGTGGATTCTAAAAATCAAGCTGTCTTGACATCAGGGAGAAGAATTAGCTGTCAAATCCTTCAGATAAGCAGGATAATGACCATTTCTAACTGATAACCTTGATAAGAAAGTTAATAATTGCCTCATGAGATCTTTGCACATATATAGGTCAATGATGctctatttttaaaaaggcaacgATTCCCAGCCCGCAAACTGATAGAGGAGACTGATGGGTGCAGAGACTGTCTACTTTATTGAGTTGAAAGGCTGAGTGGTAAATTGTGTGAGCAGGGAATTTGGTTTATATAGTTTGGATTTAAAAGACTTAAGAGTGAGCtgtcattttctacatttttctgGCAAGAACATGTGCGTTTCTCTTTAGTTCTTAGATTTTAAATTAGTGCCAATTGTCCAGGTTgccttctcctcttttttatACCCCTGCTGTTGTTTGCAGAGTCAGTGCGGAAGGAAATAATAGATGCTCATATTCCCATCTGCAAGACAAGCCATTTGCTGTCGTCCCTCTTGCACTGTATGAAAAACAACTTCCACAGTCTATAAAAATTGCTGCAGCTTCATAATCCATCACGATAAACATGAAGGCTTTATCCAGCCTCATCAAAGTTTCTGTTTAATCCTCGGTTCACTGTGCCTGAGAGGAGTGTTTTCATATCGGGTCACCTCACAACCCACAGGAAGAAAGGCAAATGTATCACTCAGGAatcctcaaaataaagtcaCCTCCAAAACATTTTCCCTGCACTAAAGTCTTAGCTTAATgtgctttaaaggaatagttcaataTTTTAGGGAACAAACTTATCTGCTTTCAAGCAAAGAGTTAAATAACATTAATCATGGAagtatggtaaatatgaagctgaagctaaagactggaaacagctagcttggttTTGACCAAAGGTGAACAAAATACATCTCACACCTAAATTATTAGTGTGTTATAACTCTCATATTTGCTCTCATAATAACTAATACCTATATGCTTCTGTTTTGTAGTGAAATTTAAGTTTATATTTCAGTTGTCAGTCTCACAAATATCAGATGGAACAGATACATTTCGATTTTAATCAACTACAGTTGTCTATCGGGCTCCTCAATGGGTCGTGGTTTAATTACGGCATACACATATTAACACGACCAAAAGCACACAACCTCCAGATTCTACCAGACACGTCTGTGTCACGTTACAGCCATAAAACAACCAATATCAGGCAGGCATAATGCTCCGTAGTGGGATATGAAGCCGTGTggaggacagaacaaaacagcgttgcacaCGTGAGGTTACAGAGACGTGCTCAGCGGAATCAAGGTATTACACTTTACTGTTTCACGCAAGTAGCTAcagtgattgtgtgttttgccCTGAAGCACTACCAATACACAAGTGACCTACATTTCATTGTGTGCCTGTATGCATCCCGGGTACAAACAGACGAGCAGTGAAGCCGCTGCTCTGCTGTGACGACTGTGTGGaaggtagcagaaaatggaagtacTAAAGTGAAATACATGTATATAAAAATTGTACCAAAGTTCACCACTGATCccagctgtgttttatttatttttttaattctatcTGAAGCATATTTCAGATAATTTATAAaagttttgaaaaacaaaacatgacattggTAGAGCTGCAATAATTAGACAATTAATCATCAAgtcaattgaaagaaaattaattgtcaatgattttgattattgattagttgttaatttttcaagcaaaaatgtcaaacatttgcttgtcacagcttcttaaatgtaaggatttgctgcttttctttgtcatttctaacagtaaatgaagagtctttgagttttggacttttggttggacaaaagaagcaatttaaaagacgtcactttgggctctgtgaaATTGAATTGTGTGATGattgttttttcacaaaaaacaaaaaaagtagttCGCTGCAGCCCGAAATAGTGGTAAAGCTAACGTGGTAATAGAAAACAATAAAGGATTATAGGTCCACAAGACAacagtgcttttctttttaaacaccA encodes the following:
- the fahd2a gene encoding fumarylacetoacetate hydrolase domain-containing protein 2A: MRLPLRSFCIFRSLFCQKRTTNPQRRGLSGAAMRLVQFRHHGDGGSIRVGVEQGEGLGVVDLKAFDPSMPSTMRELLELGDKGLECAQRALSSGQCVLERSDIQLLSPVLAPEKVVCVGMNYRDHCLEQNAPIPKEPIIFSKFPSAITGPYDDIILPEESQEVDWEVELAFVIGRRGKHIKEEDALSYVAGFTVANDVSARDWQMKRNGKQWLLGKTFDSFCPLGPALVTTDAVKDPHNLGVRCLVNGEAVQSSNTDQMIFKTEALVAWVSKFVTLTPGDVFLTGTPPGVGVFRNPPVFLKKGDVVECQIDKLGSIINKVV